In a genomic window of Methanogenium sp. S4BF:
- the carA gene encoding glutamine-hydrolyzing carbamoyl-phosphate synthase small subunit — protein MKAVLGLENGEYYIGEGFGVEGSSAGELVFTTQMGGYMEALSDPSYKGQILMFTYPLIGNYGVHPDNFQSSKVHALGCVVRELCKSPAATPSLGDYFSDNGLLGISGIDTRKLTIATRLNGTLGAALIVGDDNGEYAIECARNQRPLTEIDLIPQVSCREPFRIEGAGKRIAVLDLGVKSNILASLKRRGADLYVFPHNTRPDVIEAIKPQALFITNGPGDPMRAVDAIKTIQYFIGKIPIFGICMGNQVTALALGGMTYKMKFGHRGSNQPVRYRDGRIFITTQNHGFAVDGDSLPEGCELLFSNVNDGTLEGFFCEDLDLFTVQFHPEAHAGPYDTEELIFDMMYRRIP, from the coding sequence ATGAAGGCGGTTCTGGGTCTTGAAAACGGTGAATATTATATCGGCGAGGGATTCGGCGTTGAAGGTTCCTCTGCCGGTGAATTAGTATTTACCACTCAGATGGGCGGCTATATGGAGGCACTGTCCGACCCGAGTTATAAGGGTCAGATTCTGATGTTTACCTATCCGCTCATTGGGAATTACGGGGTGCACCCTGATAATTTCCAGAGTAGTAAAGTTCATGCCCTCGGATGTGTGGTGCGGGAATTGTGCAAATCCCCGGCAGCCACGCCATCCCTGGGTGATTATTTTTCGGATAATGGTCTTCTGGGTATTTCCGGTATCGACACACGGAAACTGACCATTGCAACACGGTTAAACGGCACACTGGGTGCGGCACTGATTGTCGGGGACGACAATGGTGAATACGCCATCGAATGTGCACGAAACCAGCGGCCGCTCACAGAGATTGATCTCATTCCACAGGTCTCCTGCAGGGAGCCCTTCCGCATCGAAGGGGCCGGGAAGCGTATCGCAGTCCTGGATCTTGGCGTGAAGAGCAATATCCTTGCAAGCCTGAAGAGGCGCGGTGCTGACCTGTATGTCTTCCCCCATAACACCCGCCCTGATGTCATTGAGGCAATAAAACCCCAGGCCCTCTTTATCACAAACGGCCCCGGTGACCCGATGCGTGCTGTGGATGCAATAAAGACGATCCAATACTTTATCGGAAAGATCCCGATCTTTGGGATCTGTATGGGCAATCAGGTAACGGCCCTCGCACTCGGAGGGATGACCTACAAGATGAAGTTCGGACACCGCGGGTCAAACCAGCCGGTTCGTTACCGCGACGGCAGAATTTTCATCACAACCCAGAATCATGGGTTTGCGGTGGATGGCGATTCCCTTCCGGAAGGCTGTGAACTGCTGTTCTCCAATGTCAATGACGGGACCCTCGAGGGATTCTTCTGCGAAGATCTGGACCTGTTCACGGTCCAGTTCCACCCGGAGGCCCACGCAGGCCCCTATGATACCGAGGAACTGATATTTGATATGATGTACCGGAGGATTCCCTGA
- the carB gene encoding carbamoyl-phosphate synthase large subunit yields MPLRPEIKKVLLIGSGPIQIGQAAEFDFSGSQACRALREEGVEVVLVNSNPATIQTDPEMADVIYVEPIRSEIIAKIIQKEKPDGILSGMGGQTGLNMTAELAEMGALEGVEILGTPLEAIYRGEDREQFRDLMNCIGEPVPRSMILRDMSQLDQALETVGLPAIIRPAYTLGGAGGGVAYTAEDLKRIVEMGLQRSRIHQVLIEESVIGWKEIEFEVMRDAADTCIIICGMENVDAMGIHTGESVVVAPILTLRDDEFQKLRTASIKIIRALDVQGGCNVQLAYKDGDYRVIEVNPRVSRSSALASKATGYPIARVAAKVAIGLNLDEITNTVTGCTPASFEPAIDYVVVKVPRWPFDKFPNADRTLTTAMKSTGEVMAIGRTLEEAFKKAMRSLDTDIHSHTSESEIRMLLANPTDERFGCIFDAFRVGFSVAEVANLTFIAPFFLEKMRNIVLMEQTLAAGNPSNETIRAARRAGFSSEEIATLSGLSEETVGDVGGMPTYKMVDTCAAEFPATTPYFYSTWEDENEIVPDEKEKVLILGSGPIRIGQGIEFDYCTVHAVMALREEGVEVHIVNNNPETVSTDYDTSDRLFFEPMTLEDVTNILKSDNYAGVMVQFGGQNSVNLALPLERAVQSGNLKTKIFGTAPDAMDMAEDRERFSELLEELSIPSPANGSAYSEEEAFAIARKIGFPLLVRPSYVLGGRAMELVHDEIELQTYIREAVRVSRKHPVLLDSFLQNAIEIDVDAVCDGTDVLIGGIMEHIEEAGVHSGDSACVIPPQSLTANVIETVREHTRNLAVGIGVVGLINIQFAVKDEVVYILEANPRASRTVPFVSKATGLPLAKIAAKVMLGKKLADMGYTEPVMSHVAVKEVLLPFNKLPGVDIVLGPEMKSTGEVMGIDYDFGRAYYKACLSADNELPLEGNVFISVGTENKEGILPAAQNLHELGLKIFGTEGTVAFLESQGIPASLVRKVQEGSPNVIDVMRRGELRLIINAPAGKYSRQDHVRIMRAALDYNIPYITTIQAANAAAQAIRSLKKDSITIEPLSHYHHG; encoded by the coding sequence ATGCCGCTGAGACCAGAAATCAAGAAAGTGCTCCTGATAGGCTCGGGTCCGATTCAGATAGGACAGGCCGCAGAGTTTGACTTCTCCGGGTCGCAGGCATGCCGTGCACTCCGTGAGGAAGGAGTAGAGGTTGTGCTTGTCAACTCCAATCCCGCAACCATTCAGACCGACCCGGAGATGGCGGATGTCATCTATGTGGAGCCAATCCGCTCGGAGATCATTGCAAAGATCATCCAGAAGGAGAAGCCGGATGGCATTCTCTCCGGGATGGGCGGCCAGACCGGCCTCAATATGACGGCAGAACTGGCTGAGATGGGCGCTCTTGAGGGTGTGGAGATCCTCGGCACCCCACTGGAAGCCATCTACCGCGGTGAAGACCGGGAACAGTTCCGTGACCTGATGAACTGCATCGGTGAACCTGTCCCCCGGAGCATGATCCTCAGGGATATGTCCCAGCTGGATCAGGCGCTCGAGACTGTCGGTCTTCCCGCCATCATCCGACCTGCCTACACCCTTGGTGGTGCCGGCGGCGGTGTGGCCTACACGGCAGAAGACCTGAAACGGATTGTGGAGATGGGTCTGCAGCGCTCCCGTATCCACCAGGTGCTCATTGAAGAGAGTGTCATCGGCTGGAAGGAAATCGAGTTTGAGGTGATGCGCGACGCTGCTGATACCTGCATCATCATCTGTGGCATGGAGAATGTCGATGCGATGGGCATCCACACCGGCGAGAGTGTGGTCGTTGCACCTATCCTGACCCTGAGAGACGATGAGTTCCAGAAGCTGCGGACGGCATCCATAAAGATCATCCGGGCACTTGACGTGCAGGGCGGCTGTAATGTCCAGCTCGCGTACAAGGACGGTGACTACCGGGTTATCGAGGTCAACCCGCGTGTGTCACGGTCTTCAGCACTGGCATCCAAGGCGACCGGATACCCGATTGCCCGTGTGGCGGCAAAGGTTGCCATCGGCCTGAACTTAGACGAGATCACGAACACGGTCACCGGATGCACCCCCGCATCCTTTGAACCTGCGATTGACTATGTGGTTGTGAAGGTGCCGCGGTGGCCATTCGATAAATTCCCGAATGCAGACCGGACACTCACCACAGCGATGAAGTCAACCGGTGAAGTGATGGCCATCGGCCGTACGCTGGAAGAGGCGTTTAAAAAGGCGATGCGGTCTCTGGATACCGATATCCATTCCCATACCTCTGAATCGGAGATCCGTATGCTTCTTGCAAACCCGACCGATGAACGGTTCGGGTGCATCTTTGATGCGTTCAGGGTTGGATTCTCCGTCGCTGAAGTGGCGAACCTGACCTTTATCGCACCCTTTTTCCTGGAGAAGATGCGCAATATCGTGCTGATGGAGCAGACGCTTGCGGCAGGCAACCCCTCGAATGAAACCATCCGGGCAGCCCGCCGGGCCGGCTTCTCCTCAGAAGAGATTGCGACCCTCTCCGGCCTCTCCGAAGAGACGGTGGGGGATGTGGGCGGTATGCCTACCTATAAGATGGTCGATACCTGCGCCGCCGAGTTTCCGGCGACCACACCCTACTTCTACTCAACCTGGGAAGATGAGAACGAGATTGTCCCCGATGAAAAAGAGAAAGTCCTCATCCTCGGGTCCGGCCCCATCCGTATCGGGCAGGGTATTGAGTTTGACTACTGCACGGTGCATGCGGTGATGGCCCTCCGTGAGGAAGGCGTCGAGGTGCATATTGTCAACAACAACCCTGAGACCGTCTCGACTGACTATGACACCTCCGACCGGCTCTTCTTTGAGCCGATGACACTTGAGGATGTCACCAACATCCTGAAGTCCGACAATTATGCCGGTGTGATGGTCCAGTTCGGCGGCCAGAACTCTGTCAACCTTGCCCTGCCGCTGGAGCGGGCGGTGCAGTCCGGAAACCTGAAGACCAAAATATTCGGCACTGCCCCGGATGCGATGGACATGGCAGAGGACCGGGAGCGGTTCAGCGAGCTTTTGGAAGAACTCAGTATCCCGTCACCTGCGAATGGTTCTGCCTACTCCGAGGAGGAGGCCTTCGCCATCGCCCGGAAGATCGGATTTCCGCTTCTGGTGCGGCCGTCCTATGTGCTTGGCGGGCGTGCAATGGAGCTTGTCCACGATGAGATTGAGCTGCAGACCTATATCCGTGAGGCGGTGCGGGTCAGCCGGAAGCATCCGGTACTCCTCGACTCATTCCTCCAGAATGCAATCGAGATCGATGTGGACGCGGTCTGCGACGGGACAGATGTCCTTATCGGAGGCATCATGGAGCACATCGAAGAGGCCGGTGTGCACTCCGGTGACTCTGCCTGCGTGATTCCGCCCCAGTCTCTTACCGCGAACGTGATTGAGACGGTGCGGGAGCATACCCGAAATCTTGCCGTGGGCATTGGCGTGGTCGGGCTCATCAACATCCAGTTTGCGGTGAAAGATGAGGTGGTGTATATCCTTGAGGCCAATCCGCGGGCCAGCCGGACGGTTCCCTTTGTCTCGAAGGCAACCGGTCTGCCGCTTGCAAAGATTGCCGCAAAGGTGATGCTCGGCAAGAAACTGGCTGATATGGGGTATACCGAGCCGGTCATGTCCCATGTTGCCGTAAAAGAGGTGCTGCTGCCCTTCAACAAGCTCCCCGGTGTTGACATTGTTCTTGGCCCGGAGATGAAATCAACGGGTGAAGTGATGGGCATTGATTACGACTTCGGCCGTGCCTACTACAAGGCCTGCCTCTCAGCGGACAATGAACTGCCGCTGGAAGGCAACGTCTTCATCTCGGTCGGCACGGAAAACAAGGAGGGGATCCTCCCCGCAGCACAGAACCTGCACGAACTGGGCCTGAAGATCTTCGGAACCGAAGGGACGGTTGCATTCCTCGAGTCCCAGGGTATTCCTGCAAGCCTCGTGAGAAAGGTGCAGGAAGGCTCACCCAATGTCATTGATGTGATGCGCAGGGGAGAACTGCGGCTTATTATCAACGCACCCGCCGGAAAATACTCCCGGCAGGACCATGTCCGTATCATGAGGGCGGCGCTTGACTACAATATTCCGTATATCACCACTATTCAGGCGGCCAATGCGGCAGCCCAGGCAATCCGCAGCCTGAAGAAGGATTCAATCACGATTGAGCCTTTATCGCATTATCATCATGGCTAA
- a CDS encoding A/G-specific adenine glycosylase, whose protein sequence is MSSPFFVHTATPFTADSAYTLLSPDAASQFRELIWQYYRTHRREMAWRETADPYAIFVSEVMLQQTQVARVATKYPEFMAAFPDFAALAAAPLEEVLRVWQGMGYNRRAKMLRDAARQVMDRFGGRLPETPEELVTLPGIGPATAASIAAFAYNAPVVFIETNIRRVFIHFFFPAEGKVHDDQIRPLVRQTLDWINPREWYYALMDYGAMLKQAVENPNRRSHSYTVQASFVGSDRQIRGQILRYLLDEGPSSSDAVITVCGDDPERTRKIIRKMVGECLLSEESGRLRIA, encoded by the coding sequence TTGTCCTCCCCTTTTTTTGTCCATACTGCCACACCGTTTACCGCTGATTCTGCGTATACGCTTCTCTCCCCGGACGCTGCGTCGCAGTTCCGGGAGTTAATCTGGCAGTATTACCGGACGCATCGCAGGGAGATGGCATGGCGGGAGACGGCAGACCCCTATGCCATCTTCGTCTCAGAGGTGATGCTCCAGCAGACACAGGTGGCACGGGTCGCGACAAAATATCCGGAGTTCATGGCAGCATTCCCTGATTTTGCCGCACTTGCAGCAGCACCGCTTGAGGAGGTGCTGCGTGTCTGGCAGGGGATGGGATATAACCGAAGGGCAAAGATGCTGCGGGACGCCGCCCGGCAGGTGATGGACCGGTTTGGGGGCAGGCTCCCCGAGACGCCGGAGGAGCTTGTCACCCTTCCGGGCATCGGGCCCGCCACTGCCGCATCCATCGCCGCATTTGCGTATAATGCACCGGTCGTCTTTATCGAAACCAATATCCGGCGGGTCTTTATTCATTTCTTCTTCCCGGCAGAGGGGAAGGTGCATGACGACCAAATCCGGCCGCTTGTCAGGCAGACTCTTGACTGGATCAATCCCCGGGAATGGTATTATGCACTGATGGACTATGGCGCCATGCTGAAACAGGCGGTGGAAAATCCGAACCGAAGGAGCCATAGCTACACGGTGCAGGCCTCGTTTGTTGGTTCCGACCGGCAGATCCGGGGGCAAATCCTGCGTTATCTGCTGGATGAAGGTCCTTCATCGTCAGATGCGGTGATTACTGTCTGTGGGGATGATCCGGAACGCACACGAAAAATCATTCGGAAAATGGTGGGAGAATGCCTTCTTTCAGAGGAATCGGGGCGTTTGAGGATTGCATAG
- a CDS encoding PEGA domain-containing protein, which produces MKLFDAWMPALRHARVMMILLIAIIGCASLAGSAGAQTPAATEEWVYSQPTNMYDCDISPDAAYVAGGTYNGKVYLLTIEGEHLWTAETDSPVWGVAVSQGAEYVVAGTDIGDLLVYDNQGTLLWSKRFKGKISDVDISADGSVIAVGCADAKVYRYTNTGSEDWSYSLNSAVLSVSVTADGSLIGAGTRNFLVTVVDSAGQKVWNYQINGQVFGLDLSPDGRYLIAAGNDAYAYVFDDTGKIVTQIRLTSQVNAVSATLQGVYVALGRGDSITAIYDAEGKMVTEVSASATVNGVSLSPSGGIFAVASSDGKLYLYSLPMPGVPVTPVETATPCPTQTPGTDPDAEGILSLSSAPSGADVYINNAVKGITPVTLPMKAGQYQVLIRLNGYNDWTTTINLLPGDTVNVVAQMNAATPVSTPVPAGFLPVLAGLVLAAVLLLRRPDE; this is translated from the coding sequence ATGAAACTGTTTGATGCGTGGATGCCTGCTTTGAGGCATGCCCGGGTAATGATGATCCTGCTCATTGCCATCATAGGATGTGCGTCACTGGCAGGCAGTGCAGGGGCACAAACGCCTGCTGCAACGGAAGAATGGGTCTATTCCCAGCCGACAAATATGTATGACTGCGACATCTCCCCTGATGCCGCATATGTGGCAGGCGGGACCTACAACGGGAAAGTGTACCTCCTCACGATTGAAGGAGAGCATCTCTGGACGGCTGAAACCGACTCTCCTGTCTGGGGTGTGGCCGTTTCGCAGGGTGCCGAATATGTTGTTGCAGGAACGGATATCGGGGACCTCCTTGTCTATGACAATCAAGGGACGCTGCTCTGGTCCAAACGGTTCAAGGGCAAAATCAGTGATGTGGATATCTCAGCAGACGGGTCAGTGATCGCGGTGGGCTGTGCCGATGCAAAGGTCTACCGCTACACAAATACGGGTTCGGAGGACTGGTCATATAGTTTGAACTCGGCTGTTCTCTCCGTATCTGTCACCGCCGACGGCAGTCTGATCGGGGCCGGGACCAGAAATTTCCTGGTGACCGTGGTGGACAGTGCAGGCCAGAAGGTCTGGAACTACCAGATCAACGGACAGGTGTTTGGGCTTGACCTCTCTCCGGACGGGAGATACCTGATTGCAGCAGGCAATGATGCCTATGCCTATGTCTTTGATGATACGGGTAAAATCGTGACACAGATACGGCTCACATCTCAGGTCAATGCTGTCTCCGCCACATTGCAGGGGGTATACGTTGCATTGGGACGCGGGGACAGTATCACCGCCATCTATGACGCAGAGGGAAAGATGGTTACAGAGGTGTCCGCCTCTGCAACGGTAAACGGCGTCTCCCTTTCACCCTCTGGAGGTATCTTTGCGGTGGCCTCATCTGATGGCAAACTGTATCTCTATTCCCTCCCTATGCCGGGTGTTCCGGTCACCCCGGTGGAGACCGCTACTCCCTGTCCGACCCAGACCCCGGGAACAGACCCCGATGCAGAGGGAATCCTCTCATTATCATCAGCACCATCGGGTGCAGACGTCTACATCAATAATGCTGTAAAAGGCATCACACCGGTGACATTGCCGATGAAGGCGGGGCAGTATCAGGTTCTGATACGTCTAAATGGCTATAATGACTGGACGACGACGATAAACCTGCTTCCGGGCGATACAGTAAATGTGGTCGCACAGATGAACGCCGCGACTCCTGTCTCCACTCCGGTCCCTGCAGGATTCCTGCCGGTTCTTGCCGGACTGGTTCTCGCAGCCGTTCTCCTTCTGCGCCGGCCGGATGAATAA
- a CDS encoding putative manganese-dependent inorganic diphosphatase, whose translation MNQVYIIGHKKPDTDSICSALAYAAYLNRKEPGKYIAARCGPVNPETAFALKTFGCDAPEYVESVVPSVSDMPFTYTMSAPADLPTIDIADLMTTHDVRNYPLTDDEGRFLGILSEYGLARTYVTRQKIEQLSFAPITLENLSRILNGTIVVPSDDLIEGKVYTAIDALHVTLSRLTKNDMAIVGDNEPVQLALIGAGIAALIVADNAPVGERVIRDARERGVAVLSTSLDAFGVGKMINLSLPARNIMATDCPVITRDTTIEYAKHLVSESRYRTACIVGEDNRYLGMLSRNTFLQEVAKQLILLDHNEYAQAVDGVETAEILEIIDHHRIGAITTLRPIRFFNDPVGSTCTIIAGKYMESGTDPDPRTAGILLSGILSDTLVLRLSTTTEQDRTAVRYLAELTNTDVEEYGTELIRKGMDFGDASLRDLLTADMKAYELFGKSIAISQVMVPTYEFAETHRTEIRKEADIIRSAQNLDIFVALFTSVFEDGSIIFTSAPAAVLESLELADGPVTMKGVMSRKNDFIPYLGNLLKNS comes from the coding sequence ATGAACCAGGTTTACATCATCGGGCACAAGAAACCAGATACAGACAGTATATGCAGCGCTCTTGCGTATGCGGCATACCTGAACAGAAAAGAACCCGGAAAGTATATTGCGGCGCGCTGCGGGCCGGTCAATCCGGAGACTGCCTTTGCGCTGAAGACATTCGGCTGCGACGCCCCCGAGTACGTCGAGAGCGTCGTCCCGAGTGTCTCTGATATGCCGTTTACCTATACCATGAGTGCCCCTGCTGATCTCCCTACCATCGATATCGCAGACCTTATGACCACCCATGATGTCCGTAACTATCCGCTCACCGATGATGAGGGCCGGTTCCTGGGTATTCTCAGTGAGTATGGTCTGGCGCGCACCTATGTCACCCGCCAGAAGATAGAACAGCTCTCATTTGCCCCGATAACACTGGAGAATCTCAGCAGAATCCTAAACGGCACCATCGTTGTCCCCTCGGACGACCTCATCGAGGGGAAGGTATACACCGCAATCGATGCCCTCCACGTCACCCTCTCGCGGCTGACAAAAAATGACATGGCAATTGTGGGTGACAACGAACCCGTCCAGCTTGCACTTATCGGAGCAGGCATCGCTGCCCTCATCGTTGCTGACAACGCACCAGTGGGCGAAAGGGTCATCCGCGATGCAAGAGAACGGGGGGTTGCCGTCCTTTCGACAAGCCTCGATGCCTTTGGTGTCGGAAAGATGATCAACCTCTCACTCCCCGCCCGAAATATCATGGCCACCGACTGCCCGGTGATCACACGGGACACGACCATCGAGTACGCCAAACATCTGGTGTCAGAATCGCGGTATCGTACTGCCTGTATCGTGGGTGAGGACAACCGCTATCTCGGTATGCTCTCACGAAACACCTTCCTGCAGGAGGTGGCAAAACAGCTGATTCTCCTCGACCACAATGAGTATGCACAGGCTGTTGACGGTGTCGAAACGGCAGAGATTCTTGAAATCATCGATCATCACCGGATAGGCGCCATCACCACCCTCAGGCCGATACGGTTCTTCAATGATCCGGTCGGCTCGACATGCACCATAATCGCCGGGAAATACATGGAATCGGGCACTGACCCCGACCCCCGGACAGCAGGCATTCTCCTCTCAGGCATCCTCTCGGACACCCTTGTTCTGCGCCTCTCAACAACCACCGAACAGGACCGTACGGCAGTCAGATACCTTGCAGAGCTGACCAATACCGATGTTGAGGAGTACGGCACCGAACTTATTCGCAAAGGGATGGACTTCGGTGATGCCTCGCTGCGTGACCTGCTGACAGCCGACATGAAGGCGTATGAGCTCTTCGGCAAATCCATTGCCATCTCCCAGGTGATGGTGCCGACCTATGAATTTGCAGAGACACACAGAACAGAGATCCGCAAAGAGGCAGATATCATCCGGTCCGCGCAGAATCTGGACATTTTCGTGGCGCTTTTTACCAGTGTATTTGAAGACGGAAGTATAATCTTCACATCAGCCCCTGCTGCCGTTCTCGAGAGTCTGGAGCTTGCAGACGGCCCGGTCACGATGAAGGGAGTGATGTCACGCAAGAATGACTTCATCCCGTATCTCGGAAATCTGCTGAAGAACAGCTGA
- a CDS encoding pyridoxamine 5'-phosphate oxidase family protein, translating into MEIIKIPQMKKEEYDELIREGYVSRIAFQGEKYPYIAPFMYVFDGSFLYFLSTKYGRKNDLFRKSPYVSVEVERYSADMSCYTFVTMQGRLVQEEDAITKKKVRKMFLDLIREHQLSHNILAALGHDPSDPIESILEEERSNIWKLTGVADIVALKNL; encoded by the coding sequence ATGGAGATCATCAAGATTCCGCAGATGAAAAAAGAGGAATATGACGAACTTATTCGTGAGGGATATGTCTCAAGAATTGCTTTTCAGGGAGAGAAATACCCCTATATTGCACCGTTTATGTACGTGTTTGACGGGAGTTTTCTTTATTTCCTCTCAACGAAATACGGCAGAAAAAACGATCTTTTCAGAAAGAGCCCGTATGTTTCGGTTGAGGTGGAACGCTACTCTGCAGATATGTCCTGTTATACCTTTGTAACCATGCAGGGACGCCTTGTGCAGGAAGAGGACGCCATCACGAAAAAGAAAGTGCGGAAGATGTTTTTAGACCTCATTCGTGAGCATCAGCTCTCCCATAATATCCTTGCGGCACTGGGTCACGATCCATCAGATCCGATTGAGTCAATTCTGGAAGAAGAGCGCTCAAATATCTGGAAACTCACGGGTGTGGCGGATATTGTGGCGCTGAAAAATCTCTAG
- a CDS encoding substrate-binding domain-containing protein, producing the protein MDAKKIVLVLLVLLSVTFVCGCTGTDSGTETATPTPAATAAPEGTSPVANPELLRIATTTSLDNTGLLEALKERFEKDHDVTLQIIAAGTGKALEYGQRGDVDVLMVHDRARENTFMDDGYGINRRGIAYNYFIIVGPGSDPAGITGMTAEDALSTIYETAQTNPEVVFISRGDNSGTHSKEKSLWALAGYNYTADVEGSGDWYVEGGQGMGATLTHANEKLAYTLSDSGTYLSYQTDLDLVPLVDKGDSLLNVYSAMMINPEKYDYVNSEMARTWINYLITPETQEFIGTFGVDIYGQPLFFESRGNWEVMGITQAEAEDPIPA; encoded by the coding sequence ATGGATGCAAAAAAAATTGTATTGGTTTTACTTGTTCTTCTCAGTGTAACCTTTGTGTGTGGGTGCACGGGAACAGATTCCGGCACTGAGACAGCAACTCCCACTCCGGCAGCCACCGCTGCACCGGAAGGGACGTCACCTGTGGCAAACCCCGAACTGCTCAGGATTGCAACAACAACAAGCCTGGACAACACCGGCCTTCTTGAAGCCCTGAAAGAGCGGTTTGAAAAAGACCACGACGTTACCCTGCAGATCATTGCAGCCGGTACCGGCAAGGCACTTGAGTACGGACAGCGCGGAGATGTTGATGTCCTGATGGTTCATGACCGTGCCCGCGAAAACACGTTCATGGATGACGGATATGGTATCAACCGCCGTGGCATCGCCTACAATTACTTCATTATTGTAGGACCCGGGTCAGACCCCGCAGGCATTACCGGCATGACAGCAGAGGATGCACTGTCAACCATTTACGAGACTGCACAGACCAACCCGGAGGTCGTCTTCATCTCACGCGGTGACAACTCAGGCACCCACTCCAAGGAAAAGTCCCTCTGGGCCCTTGCAGGGTATAATTATACCGCAGATGTTGAAGGCTCCGGCGACTGGTATGTCGAAGGCGGCCAGGGAATGGGTGCAACCCTTACTCATGCAAATGAGAAGCTGGCATACACTCTCTCCGACTCCGGAACCTACCTCTCCTACCAGACCGACCTTGACCTCGTGCCTCTTGTCGACAAAGGAGATTCCCTCCTGAATGTCTACAGTGCAATGATGATCAACCCGGAGAAGTATGACTATGTGAACAGCGAGATGGCACGTACATGGATCAACTACCTGATCACCCCGGAGACACAGGAGTTCATCGGCACCTTTGGTGTTGACATCTACGGCCAGCCGCTCTTCTTTGAATCACGTGGAAACTGGGAAGTCATGGGCATCACCCAGGCTGAAGCAGAGGATCCCATCCCTGCCTAA
- a CDS encoding ABC transporter permease, translating into MSEIIDGFFTAVTLIVTLNPEVYEIAFRSIYITFSATLIASAISIPIALYLAFHDFRGKTSLVNLVHTLYALPTVLIGLLVFLMLSRQGPLGFLGLLFTPGGMIIGQVILVIPILVGLTYSAVTSLDPIVKDTIISLGADYLQFLVSILREVRFVIYAAIAMAFGRAISEVGAAIMIGGNIKGFTRILTTAISLETSMGNIELSMALGIILLFIALIVNFVMTSIRRGN; encoded by the coding sequence TTGAGTGAGATTATTGATGGATTTTTTACGGCGGTCACTCTCATTGTGACCCTGAATCCTGAAGTTTATGAGATTGCATTCAGGAGCATATACATCACCTTTTCAGCGACACTGATTGCATCTGCCATATCAATACCTATTGCGCTGTATCTTGCATTTCATGACTTCAGGGGGAAAACGAGCCTTGTTAATCTCGTTCATACGCTCTATGCCCTGCCGACGGTCCTCATCGGGCTGCTGGTATTTCTCATGCTCTCCCGCCAGGGTCCTCTGGGATTTCTGGGTCTGCTCTTTACCCCCGGCGGCATGATCATCGGGCAGGTCATTCTCGTCATCCCGATTCTTGTGGGGCTGACTTACTCTGCTGTGACATCCCTTGACCCGATTGTAAAAGACACCATCATATCGCTGGGTGCGGATTATCTTCAGTTTCTGGTCTCGATTCTCCGTGAAGTCCGGTTTGTGATATATGCAGCGATTGCAATGGCGTTTGGGCGGGCCATCTCGGAAGTCGGTGCGGCAATCATGATTGGTGGGAATATCAAGGGGTTTACCCGCATTCTCACGACCGCCATATCCCTCGAAACCTCGATGGGAAATATTGAACTTTCCATGGCACTGGGCATCATTCTGCTCTTTATCGCCCTGATTGTGAACTTTGTCATGACATCCATCCGGAGGGGGAACTGA